The DNA window AGCCCTTACGGCCTGTCGGCCGCGGTCTTCACCAGCACCATCAAGAATGCTTTTGCCTATGCTGAAAGCCTGAAGGTCGGCATCGTCAACATCAACGAGATGAGCTGCTATTGGGAGCCGCACATCCCTGCCGGCGGCGCCGCTGGGACGCAGAGCGGCCTCGGTCGCACCGGGGGTCGGCACACGCTGATGGAAATGTGCGACCTGAAGACGATTACTGTGGATATCACCCGCTGATGTCCACGGCCCGCGCCTAGAGCCGGATGATTTCAGGTCGAATCGACCTGAAATCTGAATCCGCCTCTAACTCAAAGAGATAGAGCATGATGTCGTCCGAAAACCGCTTCGCACTTTTCGGCATCATGCTCTTGTGCGCGGGCCTGTCCTCGCGACCGTATGCCGTTCGGCAGCGAGATGTCAGATGGACCGGCGCAGGCTGTCGGCCATTTTCTCACCAATCATGATCGAGGTGAGATTGGTGTTTGCCTGGCAATCGAGCGGCATGATCGACGCGTCGATCACCCGCAGCCCTTCAAAACCGTAGACCCGACATTCCGGATCGACCACGGCCTCGCCGGGTCGTCCCATGCAACAGCCGCCGATCCCATGCTGTGCATCGGAAGACTGCGCCAGCAGGAAATTGTCGACCTCTTCGTCGCTTGCCGTTTCGAGCCATGACAAAGGCAGATCGGAATCCCCCAGCAGGATACGCTCGGCGATCGCCTGGATCGGCGCCTGCCGGGCAATCTCGCCAAGATGGCGATAGGCGATACGCATGCGCTGAAGATCCATTGGATCGTCCAGCATGTTCTCTTCCACGATCGGCTGGTCGAAGGGATTGGCGGAGCGCAACTGCACGGTGCCGCGGCTCTTGGCTTCCATCAGGATCAAATTGACCATGGCCTCGCCGAACTGGGCGCTGTCGGATTCCACGCCGATACCGCCATGGTTCATGGCGACGTAGAGAATGTCGTCACGCTCGGCACCCGGCACGCCGGAACTCATCCGCACACAGCAGTTGGTATGCCGCGCGTCGACATCGGTCGCCTTGAATTCGGGCTTCAGCTTCAGTTCGATGCGGCAATAGGGATGGTCGAAGAACCCTTCGCCGACCGGCAGGTCGGCAAGCACCTCGATGTCCTTTCGGTTCAAGAGAGCCGCCGGACCGATGCCGGAGCGTTGCAGGATGACCGGAGAGTGGATGGCGCCGGCCGAGAGGATGACCAGCGGCGCCTCGAATTTGCGAACCTGACCGTCCACGATGGCCAAAACGCCGATCGCCGTCTTGCCATCGAAAAGCACCTTGTCCACCGTCGCCTGGCCGATGATGGTGAGGTTCGGCCGGTCACGGGCAGCTTCCAGATAGCCGTCATTGACCGACACGCGCTTGCTGTCTCGACTGTTGATCGGGTAGGTGCAAGCCCCTTCGGCATCCGGAGCATTGAGATCGTCATGCCAGGGATGGCCGAGAGCCATCGCGCTTTGGCGCATGGCCTTGTCGACATTTCCCCAGCTTTCGACGGGCGCGCGGTAGATCGGAATCGGGCCATTGCTGCCGTGAAAATTGGCCGCGATCGGGTCATCCTCCAGGCGGCAGAAGAAGGGCAGCACGTCGGCTCCCGACCAGCCCTTGCATCCGATTTCCTCCCAGCGGTCGAAGGCATGGAGCACGCCGCGAATGGCAATTTGCCCATTGACGGAAGTCGAGCCACCAAGCCCCTTGCCGCGCCAGTAGACCCGATGCTCCTGCCGCTTCGTGCGGCGAGCCATCAGGTCGGAATACATGTATTGTTGCTGAAAACGATCGGGAAGCAGCAGGTTGAAGGGATTTGGACTCGCCATCTCAGAAGGTTGCTCGCCGCTCCGGTAGTCCGGCCCCGCTTCCAGCAAAAGCACGGTCGTGGCCGCATCTTCGGTTAGCCGGGCGGCAAGAACAGCCCCGGCTGCGCCGGCTCCGACAACGATGACATCAAACGGCATGCCGCACTCCCCGGATTCGACCAATGCACGGCTGGCTCGACCGCGACATCATGTTGATGTCACCATTATCTGCCGGCATTCAGGGTCAGCGACGGACGCCGGAACCGACTACCTTAGCCGCCATTGCACGACGGCAAGATCACCATGATTTGTTTTATATGTAAATATGATTTCGTATATGAACCTTTCGGAAATGCTCCTTTTCTGTGTCCATCCTTGGGGAGATCGACGCACCGCCGAACCCATGGAACCCTCGCATCAAAATTCGTTCCAAGCGGGTTCTACCGGTCAACTCATGACCGCCGGATCGAACCTGAACCAGGAAGCCGACTACGGCTGGGCCAAACGCGCCGGCGAAAGATCCCTCTCGGATAGTCCATTCGCGAGCAGGTCTGCAGGCAGGCGTCCCGAAACAATCAGGTCGGCTGCGGCACGGCCAAGGGCCGGGGCCATCATGATTCCATAACCGCCCTGGCCTGCAAGCCAGAAGAAGTCGGGCGCTGCGGCGTCGTAGCCCAGCACGGGCGCCTGGTCGGCTACGAAGGAGCGCAGACCCGCCCAGCGCTTTGCAATATGGCTGACGGTTGCCAGCGTCTCGCGCTGCAGCCAATCGACCAGCACTGCCACGTCCCATTCGTCAGGCTGGATATCCTGCGGTTCGATCGGCGTCTGGTCCCCCGGTGATGCCATGATCCTGCCGGCGTCCGGCTTGATGTAGGCATCGGCGGCAACGTAGTCGACGGCAGGCATTTTGGCGATGTCCAGCCCCGGAGGTCCGTCGACGATGATTGCGGTGCGCCGCTTCGCCACCAGCCCGATCGGGCCAGCGCCGGCCATGTCGCCGATCTCTCCAGCCCAGGCACCTGCCGCGTTGACGACAATTCGCCCTTTCACCGAGAAATCTCCAGCTGAGGCTTTCCAGAGGCCGTCGCGGCGATCCAGTTTCGTGATGCGCTTGCCGCAAAGGACGAGCCCGCCGCGCTGCCTGATGCCGCGCAGGAAACCCTGGTGGAGGGAGGCGACATCGATGTCCATGACGTCGCGTTCAAAGGCCGACGCCGCGACGCGTTCGCGGCGAAGCAACGGTGCCAAGGAGAGAGTGCCAGCCGCATCCAGTTTCCGGATTTCGTATCCGTCCGTCGACAGATCGAGGATCGGCGCCAGCAGGTCTTCCTCGCCGTGAGCTGCCACCGTCAACATGCCGCGTTGGGTCAGAAGCGGCCCGTCACAGAATTCAGCTGGCGGGTTCAGGAAGAAAGCCTGGCTTGTCTTGTTGATGCGTCGGACCGTGGCGACGCCATAGTTGGGTGTGAAGAGCGCGGCCGACCTTCCGGTACTGTGATAGCCGGGCGTCGATTCGGCCTCGATGAGCGCGACTGTCCCCAAGGCTGCGAGTTCATAGGCGGCGGCTGAGCCCGAGATGCCCGCGCCGATGACAAGATAGTCGTAGTCCATGACGGCCTGGCCTTTGGCTTGCGTCTCTATCCAGGTGCCGCAGCACGCTGGACGGACGATCCTCCACTATCCGCGTTTGTTCTGGCGGTTCGATCCGGCGCTCTGTCGCCGCCGGCGCACAAGAGTGCAGTTCCAGTAGAAATGCAAGAAAACAAAAATATGTTGACACCATGTAAGATTTATAACTTTGTAGTCGGCGGAGGAGAATTGCGCATGATCGGTTCGGTTCGCCAAAGGCTGTCGGATTGCCTGGGCAGCGCGTCCAAGGCAGACAAGGCGATTGCGAGTTTCATGCTCGCCCAGCTGAACAGTCTGGCCTTTGAGACCGCCGGCAGCATTGCGAGCAAGGTGGAGGTCAGCGAACCGACCGTCGGACGGTTCTGCCGCTCCATCGGCTACACCAGCTTCAAGGATCTGAAGGATCATCTCAAACAGGATCTGGGCGACCGGCCGTGGCTGATCAGCGATCGGCTGCGCGATTTGCAGCGCCGAACGCTTGCCGGAGAAGACCAGCTGGCACGCGGGCTGCAGCTCGAAATAGCAGGCCTGGTTGCCGTCTATGAACTTGCCCACACGCCGGAATGGAAGCGTGTCGTCAAGCGCCTTGCCACGACACCCGCCATCTTCGTCTCCGGTTTCCAGACCGAGCGCGGCGTTGCACAGACCTTCGTCAATCAGTTGCAGTATCTGCGCGACCGCGTCCATCTTCTCGATCTGGCCGGCGGCAATTTCAGCGAACTTCTGGCCTCCGACACCAAGCAGTCCTGCCTCGTTCTCTTCGAGGCCAAGCGCTACTCGCGCATGGCACGCCTGCTGGCGCAGGAGGCGCGAGGGCTCGGCATACCGACCACCCTGATCACCGACGCCTTCTGTGACTGGGGTCGCGAACTGGTCGACGAGATGTTCGTGGTCCCGACGGAATTCAATCTGTTCTGGGAATCGACCGCCCAGATGGCGAGCCTGACAAACCTGCTCGTCAACGGCGTGTTCATCGAGCTTGGCCCCGAGGTGGAGCAGCGCATGAATGAGGTATCGCGCCTCTACAGCCGCTTCACTGGATATGTCGGCGACCCGACCGGGCCCTCGATGGGGGACTAATCCGAGACCTACCGCGGCCCAACAACCAAAACAAAAGGGAACAATGACATGCGTACCATGACCAAGGCATTTCTCTCAGGCTCGGCGCTTCTGTCCGCCGGACTTTTCATGACGAGCCTGCCGTCGACGGCGATGGCCCAGGAAGCGACATTCGCGCTTCCTGCCGGTGAACTCGGCGCGACCTCGTACAATCCGGTCACCTCCAGCAACCTCAATTCGGCGACGTCGCTCATCTACGACCGGCTGATCGAGCAGGATGCCGACCAGTCGTTCCACCCGCATCTGGCCACGTCATGGCAGGAAAGCCCTGACGGCATGACCTGGGAGTTCAAGCTGCATCCCGACGTCAAATTCCATGACGGCGAGCCATTCAACGCCGAGACGATCGCAGCCTGGATCCCGACTTTTGCCGGCACGGAAAATGCCTTCATGGTCGAGGCAATCGACAAGGTCGTGGTCGTCGATCCGTTGACCGTCAAATTCGTCATGAAGCGGCCGGAGCCGAACATGCTGTACAACCTCGCCAGCTCCTTCATGGGCGTGCCCAGCCCCAAATCCTACAAGGCGCTGGGTAAGGACTACGGCGTGACCACCGCTGTCGGCACGGGACCATTCAAGCTGGAAAGCTTCTCGATAGGGCTTGAGACAGTCTTGGTCCGCAATGACGATTACGCTTGGGATTCGGACTTGTCGGTCAACCAGGGCGCGGC is part of the Mesorhizobium loti genome and encodes:
- a CDS encoding FAD-binding oxidoreductase, whose amino-acid sequence is MDYDYLVIGAGISGSAAAYELAALGTVALIEAESTPGYHSTGRSAALFTPNYGVATVRRINKTSQAFFLNPPAEFCDGPLLTQRGMLTVAAHGEEDLLAPILDLSTDGYEIRKLDAAGTLSLAPLLRRERVAASAFERDVMDIDVASLHQGFLRGIRQRGGLVLCGKRITKLDRRDGLWKASAGDFSVKGRIVVNAAGAWAGEIGDMAGAGPIGLVAKRRTAIIVDGPPGLDIAKMPAVDYVAADAYIKPDAGRIMASPGDQTPIEPQDIQPDEWDVAVLVDWLQRETLATVSHIAKRWAGLRSFVADQAPVLGYDAAAPDFFWLAGQGGYGIMMAPALGRAAADLIVSGRLPADLLANGLSERDLSPARLAQP
- a CDS encoding MurR/RpiR family transcriptional regulator, whose product is MIGSVRQRLSDCLGSASKADKAIASFMLAQLNSLAFETAGSIASKVEVSEPTVGRFCRSIGYTSFKDLKDHLKQDLGDRPWLISDRLRDLQRRTLAGEDQLARGLQLEIAGLVAVYELAHTPEWKRVVKRLATTPAIFVSGFQTERGVAQTFVNQLQYLRDRVHLLDLAGGNFSELLASDTKQSCLVLFEAKRYSRMARLLAQEARGLGIPTTLITDAFCDWGRELVDEMFVVPTEFNLFWESTAQMASLTNLLVNGVFIELGPEVEQRMNEVSRLYSRFTGYVGDPTGPSMGD
- a CDS encoding GMC family oxidoreductase, with amino-acid sequence MPFDVIVVGAGAAGAVLAARLTEDAATTVLLLEAGPDYRSGEQPSEMASPNPFNLLLPDRFQQQYMYSDLMARRTKRQEHRVYWRGKGLGGSTSVNGQIAIRGVLHAFDRWEEIGCKGWSGADVLPFFCRLEDDPIAANFHGSNGPIPIYRAPVESWGNVDKAMRQSAMALGHPWHDDLNAPDAEGACTYPINSRDSKRVSVNDGYLEAARDRPNLTIIGQATVDKVLFDGKTAIGVLAIVDGQVRKFEAPLVILSAGAIHSPVILQRSGIGPAALLNRKDIEVLADLPVGEGFFDHPYCRIELKLKPEFKATDVDARHTNCCVRMSSGVPGAERDDILYVAMNHGGIGVESDSAQFGEAMVNLILMEAKSRGTVQLRSANPFDQPIVEENMLDDPMDLQRMRIAYRHLGEIARQAPIQAIAERILLGDSDLPLSWLETASDEEVDNFLLAQSSDAQHGIGGCCMGRPGEAVVDPECRVYGFEGLRVIDASIMPLDCQANTNLTSIMIGEKMADSLRRSI